The following are encoded together in the Scomber scombrus chromosome 7, fScoSco1.1, whole genome shotgun sequence genome:
- the LOC133983541 gene encoding eomesodermin-like — MLGGEGESSSFSTTKDAAEERRKSPAVDGDNPAAGSRYAEHGLGADRYYIPPSVSKHSPETASHCSFIPYTPGGTVYTPSSAGRYTSSLHLSSVLPPEGFSPSAAGRSHFSSAYQLGQSTGCIYPPYTGSASALSNMALPSGGPGMRAQVYLCNRPLWLKFHRHQTEMIITKQGRRMFPFLSFNIAGLNLAAHYNVFVEVVLADPNHWRFQGGKWVTCGKADNTSQGNKVYIHPESPNTGAHWMRQEISFSKLKLTNNKGTNHNRPTSQMIVLQSLHKYQPRLHIVEVTEDGVDDINNDVKTQSFTFPENQFIAVTAYQNTDITQLKIDHNPFAKGFRDNYDSMYTAPDNDRLTPSPTDSPRAHQIVPGARYTMQPLFQDQFVSNFPQNRFYNSERAVPQTNSLLSPQTEDGASQRWFVTSMQQAGNSSSTSSKLDLTPYETEYSSSLLPYGIKSLSMQTSHALSYYPDSPFTTMSAGWGSRAAYQRKVTPSLPWSPRPSPTTGFSEDSDKVKPQIEEEVNGSGGPISSWTDTQPLALSLDKVESYAAACKRRRLSLNGPSAEDSPADIKCEDLASAITNGSSYSKEAPSSKGMAAYYSFYTNP; from the exons ATGCTCGGCGGTGAAGGAGAGAGCAGCTCCTTCTCCACTACGAAAGACGCAGCGGAGGAGAGGCGCAAATCTCCGGCTGTGGATGGGGACAATCCGGCTGCTGGCAGCAGGTACGCAGAGCACGGGCTGGGTGCTGATCGCTACTacatccctccctctgtttctaaACACAGCCCAGAAACAGCCAGTCACTGCTCTTTTATCCCTTACACCCCTGGTGGGACGGTTTACACCCCGTCCAGCGCTGGCAGGTACACTTCTTCTCTTCACTTGAGCTCCGTGCTGCCTCCAGAGGGATTTTCCCCCTCCGCTGCCGGCCGCAGTCACTTCAGCTCGGCGTATCAGCTCGGGCAGAGCACCGGCTGCATCTACCCGCCATACACCGGCTCAGCGTCCGCTCTCAGTAACATGGCCCTACCCAGTGGCGGGCCGGGGATGAGAGCCCAGGTCTATCTCTGCAACCGGCCGCTGTGGCTCAAGTTCCACCGGCACCAGACCGAGATGATCATCACCAAGCAGGGCAG aCGGATGTTCCCGTTTCTCAGTTTCAACATAGCCGGTCTTAACCTGGCAGCTCACTATAACGTGTTTGTGGAAGTGGTTCTGGCAGATCCAAACCACTGGAGATTTCAAGGTGGCAAGTGGGTCACCTGTGGGAAGGCGGACAACACCAGCCAAG ggAACAAAGTCTACATCCATCCAGAGTCTCCAAACACAGGGGCCCACTGGATGAGACAAGAGATCTCCTTCAGCAAACTGAAACTCACCAATAACAAAGGAACCAACCACAACAGGCCTACTTCACAG ATGATTGTCCTGCAGTCGCTGCATAAGTACCAGCCCAGACTGCACATCGTGGAGGTGACGGAGGATGGGGTGGACGATATTAACAATGACGTAAAGACTCAGAGCTTCACGTTTCCAGAGAACCAGTTCATAGCCGTCACTGCCTACCAGAACACTGAT ATTACTCAGCTGAAAATTGACCACAACCCTTTTGCCAAAGGATTCAGAGATAATTATGATTC GATGTACACAGCTCCAGACAATGACCGCCTCACCCCTTCTCCAACCGACTCCCCCAGGGCCCACCAGATTGTCCCTGGTGCCCGCTACACCATGCAGCCCCTGTTCCAGGATCAATTTGTCAGCAACTTTCCCCAGAATCGTTTCTATAACAGCGAGAGAGCAGTGCCTCAGACCAACAGCCTCCTCTCACCTCAGACAGAGGATGGAGCATCACAGAGGTGGTTTGTCACCTCAATGCAGCAAGCcggaaacagcagcagcaccagcagcaagCTCGATCTGACACCTTATGAGACGGAATACTCAAGCTCCCTGCTTCCTTACGGTATCAAATCCCTTTCCATGCAAACATCGCACGCACTCAGCTACTACCCAGACTCTCCTTTCACCACCATGTCTGCAGGATGGGGGTCCAGAGCAGCGTACCAGAGAAAGGTCACTCCAAGCCTGCCGTGGTCTCCGAGGCCCAGCCCAACGACCGGTTTCTCAGAAGACTCAGACAAAGTCAAACCGCAGATTGAAGAGGAAGTAAATGGCAGTGGGGGCCCGATCTCTTCTTGGACAGACACACAGCCTTTAGCTCTGTCTTTAGACAAGGTTGAGTCATATGCTGCAGCCTGCAAGCGAAGGCGTTTGTCTCTTAATGGTCCAAGCGCAGAGGACTCACCTGCTGACATTAAATGTGAGGACTTGGCCTCTGCTATCACCAACGGTAGCTCCTACAGCAAGGAGGCACCCTCATCCAAAGGCATGGCGGCTTACTATTCCTTTTACACAAACCcttaa